A section of the Leminorella richardii genome encodes:
- a CDS encoding cyclase family protein: MKIIDLSVTIEDQTPCDPPSMPTRIDYWGHDKGAEHMRQFFPTATEKDLPGGLGWSIEYIQLTTHSGTHLDAPWHYHPTMNQGEPARTIDHIPLEWCFSDGVKLDFSKVPGEGGKITVEILEAELARIGYTLKPLDIVVIHTGAMKHWGTTAYTSAGCGMTREATLYLLERGIKVVGTDAWSWDRPLSLIAEEFEQTGDSSLIWEGHFAGIESEYYHMEKMNNLDKLPPFGFKIACFPIKIKAASAGWCRPVAMFDL, translated from the coding sequence ATGAAAATCATCGATCTGAGCGTGACGATTGAAGACCAAACCCCCTGCGATCCGCCGTCAATGCCAACGCGCATTGACTACTGGGGGCACGATAAGGGTGCGGAGCACATGCGCCAGTTTTTCCCGACAGCAACAGAGAAAGATCTTCCCGGCGGGCTGGGCTGGTCAATCGAATACATCCAGCTAACCACCCACAGCGGCACCCATCTGGACGCGCCGTGGCACTATCATCCAACCATGAATCAGGGCGAACCCGCCCGCACCATCGACCATATTCCCCTTGAGTGGTGCTTCTCGGACGGCGTGAAGCTCGACTTCTCTAAAGTCCCCGGCGAAGGCGGAAAAATTACCGTCGAGATCCTGGAAGCGGAACTGGCGCGCATCGGCTATACGTTAAAACCGTTAGACATCGTTGTGATCCACACTGGCGCTATGAAGCACTGGGGCACGACTGCGTATACCAGCGCCGGTTGCGGCATGACCCGTGAAGCCACGCTATACCTATTGGAGCGCGGCATTAAGGTTGTCGGCACCGACGCATGGAGCTGGGATCGTCCACTGTCGCTGATTGCTGAAGAGTTTGAACAAACCGGCGATTCCTCGCTGATTTGGGAAGGGCACTTTGCGGGCATTGAGAGCGAGTATTACCACATGGAGAAGATGAACAATCTTGATAAACTGCCGCCGTTTGGCTTCAAGATTGCCTGCTTCCCCATCAAGATTAAGGCCGCCAGCGCAGGATGGTGCAGGCCGGTCGCCATGTTCGACCTCTGA
- a CDS encoding TetR/AcrR family transcriptional regulator has translation MQISTSEKILNAAEELFAQSSYDAVSIRQITQKADVKLALAHYHFGTKEALFDAVVKRRIGQLSQSRLQLLDYFRQQNGDAPLPLEQIVHAFVMPYLFWHLNGGEGWRSYAHIVSTLLGYNLTLLQEQFDDGARAFQQEMRRSMPHAGEAGIQWGFDFMVGVMCNTFSEVDRIGGLSEGQYSTENKEQACEYLLAFIVAGLERLADNKKQDLQGSLKILASLTMPEEEQQES, from the coding sequence ATGCAGATATCGACATCCGAAAAAATCCTGAATGCCGCAGAAGAGCTTTTCGCCCAAAGCAGCTACGACGCCGTGTCCATCCGGCAGATCACACAAAAAGCCGACGTCAAACTGGCGCTGGCACACTACCACTTCGGCACCAAAGAAGCGCTGTTTGACGCGGTCGTTAAGCGTCGTATAGGCCAGCTCAGCCAGTCTCGCCTTCAGCTGCTGGACTACTTTCGCCAGCAAAATGGCGATGCGCCGCTGCCCCTAGAGCAGATCGTCCACGCCTTTGTCATGCCCTACCTGTTTTGGCATCTGAACGGCGGTGAAGGCTGGCGCAGCTACGCGCACATCGTATCGACACTGCTGGGCTACAATCTGACACTGCTTCAAGAGCAGTTCGACGATGGAGCCAGAGCCTTTCAGCAGGAAATGCGACGCTCGATGCCTCACGCGGGGGAAGCGGGCATTCAGTGGGGATTCGACTTTATGGTCGGCGTGATGTGCAACACCTTCTCCGAAGTCGACCGCATCGGCGGTCTGTCGGAAGGGCAGTACAGTACAGAAAACAAAGAGCAGGCCTGTGAGTACCTGCTGGCGTTTATCGTTGCCGGGCTGGAAAGGCTAGCAGACAACAAGAAACAGGATCTACAGGGCAGTTTGAAAATTCTGGCGTCGCTAACGATGCCCGAAGAGGAACAGCAAGAGTCATAA
- the sugE gene encoding quaternary ammonium compound efflux SMR transporter SugE, whose translation MAWIILFIAGLLEVVWAIGLKYSHGFTRLTPSIITLVAMAASFLLLANAMKTLPMGTAYAVWTGIGAVGAAVTGIILMGESASAMRIISLCLIIFGIIGLKFSS comes from the coding sequence ATGGCCTGGATTATTCTGTTTATTGCCGGTTTGCTTGAAGTCGTATGGGCGATTGGTCTGAAGTACAGTCACGGATTTACCCGGTTAACGCCGAGCATTATTACGCTGGTGGCGATGGCGGCAAGCTTTTTGCTGCTGGCAAACGCCATGAAAACCCTACCGATGGGTACAGCCTATGCAGTATGGACGGGTATCGGCGCTGTTGGTGCGGCGGTAACCGGTATTATTCTGATGGGTGAATCAGCGAGCGCAATGCGAATTATCAGCCTGTGCCTGATTATCTTTGGCATTATCGGCCTGAAGTTCAGCTCGTAA